The region ATAAAGGGAGCTTCAGTAAAGAAGCGCAAGCCAAGTGGGCAATCTCTGCGCTCAAAGCTGTACAACAAGTACCGGCCGCCGCCCAAAACGTTTCAAACTTCACCCTCTCAGCAGAACTCGCCATCAGCGTCGGGTTCAAAAAACGCAAGAACGCCCAATGAAAGCGGTTCACAGGATCGGCAGTATGCTGATTCCAGCAGTGAATCCAGCGTGGAGGACTATTTGGTGAATCCTGCCGACCTCGATCTGCGCTCGAGCTTCTTTTCGGCTCAGCCACCGTCAAAGGATAAATCGCCAGCGCCGCAATTCGATTGCAATGCAGGTGTTAAAATTCTCTCCGACTCCGGTTCCGAGGATAACAACGACAGCAGCGTCGAGGACAAAGCGACCAATGCGTTTGACTTCCGCGGGCTCCTAGAGAATGCCAACAGTCTGGAGCGCACCAGGGATGCACTGGCCAGACGCGCCGTCACAGCCGCATCGCCGAAAAACCGCGCCGCAACAATGGATGTCAATGCACTGCTTGCATTGGGCGAAAATCCAAATCAGAACTACGCCAAGGCTATCGAATCTGATAAGGACGAGGTGAAGGAGGAGCGAGCAGGGCGAcgagctgcagcagaggcCCCGCCGCCTCCCTTGGACGGACCGCCTCGTCTAAGCAAGACCAAGTCGACGCGCATAAAGCGGCACACCAAGACGCGGCCCGTGTCCActgtggtggctgctgctcaaGACACAGACGACTCCGATTTTGAGGAAGTGGCAGGTAGGAGGAAATACAAGTAGTTTGTCTACGCTCCAGAAGGCGAGTGGCGTGTCGCGTGTCGCGTGTCGCGTTTGGAGCATGCTTATGAAAGTTGGTTGTGGCGCTCGATGGTGTTAATAGGATGGCATCCTGGTAtctgaaaaacaaaagcttcCAAATTGCTCTGTATGAGACtgtagttttgttttgtactttatttgtatttattcgAGTGAAAATAGAAATTACTCACAGACGTAAGGAACGGAATGAAGCTATGTAGTCGTATCTCTTcgatatatagtatgtaccTATTTACTGTAACATATTGTTAGTCGATCAGACTAAAGAACTAGCCTAACACATTCCCCAGAATTTCACCCCAGTAGATGGCTTTTGTTGAGAGTGCTTTGCTTTAACCCAAACTAACAATAACTCCTGATGATAACCTGTGAAAGGTATTGGCCCGTGGCGTCGACGTCAAGCCGACAAAGTTCGTGATTTATGTATTGTATAAACCCCGTGTATTCGGAATCTGTACATCTCTGCGCCACTTATGCGGGCCTAACCAAGAACCTACTatgaaaacgaaatcgaaagtTCAACTACTGTGCTATAGAGGCTTCTGGAAACAAACAGAACACTTAAAATCTCTTCGATATCCATGAGTTCAGTGTAAAAGGATGGGGGGTTAAATGTccatggggatggggatggggtgaCATTTGAAAGAGAATTCAAATACTGTTGATTTTTTGTATCTAAATGTGGTTTAAATGTCTGCACACACGAGTATACGGAACCACGATTATATGCAATAAAGGCCACTCACTAATTATGAATACTTTATACAAACtgcatttacatacatacatacatactatacaaTAGCAGTACATGAGATTGTTTTGGGGAGTGTGAAGTTTGCGTTGAGACAAAAGCAAAGTCCAGAATTCAAGCAGATTGAaattcaaaatgcaaataataaTCAATGTGCTATGTGCTATGTGCAGTGTGCAGAGTGCAGAGTGCACAACATTTGTGTAGTTACTTTATGGCAATTTCAAGTGTTTCAAACAAATGAACAACAAATAGCTAACCTAACCGATTAGAACTGATGTTTAACGAATTTACTTTAGCAAAATTATGGCCATTCCACAGAGTATTTAGCAGTAGCATCGCATAGCATCTGCAGAGTGAATTCTGAATGCAGAATGCAGAGTAAGAAAAACAGaattaataaaagaataagTAACAAATGAATCCGTAATTTTAGCGCAATTTAGTGAATGGAATGTTGATTGTAATATTAATTCAGTAATTCACTAATTCGTAATTCAGTATTAAACTTAAAACCGCACTTTAAATGatgtaataaaataaatgcaaatgttAAAAAGAGTTAATGGCTCTGGTCTGCTGTATGCTCTCGGGGGTGGTGTGCTATCCAGGCCCCTATAATATATAGCCTTAATGTAAGCCCCCACTTCGCCAGTGTCGCCACTTCCTCATTGTACCCCACTTCCCATTGCAGACGCGGAACTTGGCAGCGACGAGGATGGTGCCGCCACTCCGAACATCTCTGGCGATCTGGAAATCCACATCGGCCTGCAGTCCGGCCACGTTACCAAGGAGCAGAAGAGCCAGCACGAACTGGAGATGGCGCTCAAGCGTCGGCTCAACCGCGACATTAAGGATCGATATCAGCTGCAGCACAAGGTCAGTCTGCTGGCCCAAATGACGCGCAGCATGCTGTACAATCGCCTGCTGGGCGACTCCGAGCTAATGAACGGGGCATTGAAGCTGCTGCCCAGCAGGAATGCCTATCCCACGGAGCGGGGCACCGAGCTGAAGTATCTGCAATCCTTTGTCACCTGGTTCAAAACTGCCATCAAACTACTGAGCCCCCACTTGTATCCCGAGCGAACGGCTGGTACCAAGCAGGGCATTGTCAAAGAGCTGCTCACGCAAATTTCGCGTAAGGAAGCTCGCTGCAAGCAGGATATGATCTTCATATTTATTGTTCTTGCGCGAGGTATGGGCATGCACTGCCGGCTGATCGTCAATCTACAGCCAATGCCGTTGCGGCCGGCAGCCAGTGACCTAATTCCCATCAAGCTGAAGTCGAATGAAGCGAATAGGAATCGAAGTCAGACGGTCGACTCCGATGATAAGAGCGACTCCGGTGGCGAAACGACGGAGCGCAAAGGTGCTGCCAAGGCCAAGCCCGCGGGGGTGAGCAGTGTAATGAACACTAGCAAGCCAAAGCTGGGCTCCCCAACAGAACCTAAAGGACCGAATCCCAGTTCACGCAGATTAAAAAGTGTCAAGAAGGAGAGCGGTGCAGCTAAGCCGGCCAAAAAAGAGGCTGAAGACATAAAGCCGGGCTGTAGTCCCATCGCAAAGTCCAGGATAGTCAAGAAGGAACCAGAGCGGGCACTGAAATCTGACGTGGTCGCAAGCCCTCCTAAAAGTGGTCTTAAAGCGCACTCAAAGTCCGAAAAATGTGTCTTCGAGGAAAAACCAAGTACTTCGAAAGCAGCCAGGCCGCAGTTGTCTGCGCTAAAGCGTGCCAGTACGGTTACAGGAATGGCGGCCGCGGACGAGAGTAAGAAATCCAGGTTGGCTCCTGACAATTCGTTCTCCCCAGTAGCAGGACGTACGCGCAAAGCAGCTGAAAGGCCAATACCTGCAGCTCTGCAAAAGAACAGAGTGGGGTCCCCGCAGAAGGTCGGATCCCCCGTCATTCCTAAACTGGTCTTTTCAAAAGCCAAACTGCAGAATGCCAAGCACAGTGATGCCGAGAACGCAAATCCCACAGAGAAGCATCAGCCGCAGCATAAGCAGCAGCTAGGTACGCGAGAAACACGGTCGCGTAGCAAGTCGCCAAAGGTCCACATCTCACCCACTTTTTTAACGGTTAAATCTGGCGCAGCAAGAGCAGATAGCACTCCGAGCCAGGCGCTTACCAAGAGCCaagaggctgaggctggggctggggccagAACGGCTTCTGGACGGCAGCTTCGGACTCGACAGCCGAAGATCGGAAAACAGGCCATACCGCAGTTAGATGGCGCCGACGACCTGCCAGTGGCCAAGAAGCGTCTGAAGTTGGAGAAGCTACAGAGGTCGCCCGACTCCGACGAAGTATTTGAGCCAGCCAGGCCAGTGAAGAAAGCGCCGGTTCTGCCCAAGGCAGTGGAAAAGTTGCGCAAGGACAGGCGAGTCTTGTCCACAGACGATGAGAGCGGCTCAAAAGGCAAGCCCAGGCCTGACGCATCCGACATGTGGGTTGAGGTCTGGTCCGAGGTGGAGGAGCAGTGGATCTGCATTGACTTGGTGAAGCTAAAGTTGCACTGCGTAGACACCATCAGGGTAAGACATAATATTCCAGAGCCATCAGATATGTTAACATCGTGCCCTTGCAGAAAAATGCATCTCCAGGCCTGGCCTACGTATTTGCTTTCCAGGATGATCTGAGTCTAAAGGATGTGACCGCTCGCTACTGCGCCAATTGGAGCTCCGTCGTTCGAAAGGCACGCGTTGAAAAGGGCTGGATCGATGAAACCATCGCTCCGTATCTGGGTCGTCGCACCAAAAGGGACATCTGCGAGGATGAGCAGCTGCGGCGCATACACTCGGAGAAGCCCCTTCCCAAGTCCATAGCCGAATTCAAAGATCATCCGCTGTATGTTCTCGAACGGCACCTTCTGAAGTTTCAGGGCCTCTATCCGGCAGATGCGCCGACTCTTGGCTTTATACGTGGGGAAGCTGTCTATTCCAGAGATTGTGTGCATCTTCTCCACTCCCGGGAAATCTGGCTCAAGAGCGCCCGCGTCGTGAAGCTGGGTGAGCAGCCCTACAAGATTGTCAAGGCGCGTCCTAAGTGGGATAAGGTAGGCGAGCATCCACATCGAGATCGAGCATCCTTATTGACTAATGTAATGTATATGCTCTGCCAGCTCACGCGCTCTGTTATTAAAGACCAGCCACTTGAGATATTCGGCTACTGGCAAACACAGGACTACGAACCTCCCACCGCGGAGAACGGCATTGTGCCGCGCAATGCCTACGGCAATGTGGAGCTATTCAAGGCCTGCATGCTTCCCAAGAAAACGGTGCACCTGAGGCGTAAGTTCTATTAGCCGTGGGGATACCACGCCATAATTCTCttgcttttttatttattgtgtaTTTTTCGTTTGTCGACAGTGCCCGGACTGATGCGCGTTTGCAAGAAGCTGAACATTGATTGTGCCAATGCAGTGATCGGCTTTGACTTCCACCAGGGCGCTTGCCACCCCATGCTAGATGGCTTCGTTGTCTGCGAAGAGTTCCGCGAAGTGGTCTGTGCGGCTTGGGAAGAAgatcagcaggagcaggcgcgCAAAGAGCAGGAGAAGTACGAGACCCGAGTCTTTGGCAATTGGAAGAAGCTCATCAAGGGTCTGATTATACGCGAGCGTCTCAAGAGGAAGTATAATTTCtaaatgtttaattttctTTGTGTTTTCGTGTCGATTGACTTTCTTCTTTGTCTCAGTTTCGAGCTCCAAATTATGTTCCATTTAAATAAACTCTGCGAttaatttctttctttcgaatTCATTTATTTAGCGACTGTTTAGTATTTGATTTTCGGTAGCTTTACATATGCATAATCAATCGTATATTATTATTTGGTATCAGTTAATTTACAAAACGACTTTTCATTAGCTGAGTAAGTATAAAGACATTGACGACTAACGTTTGAATATATAGAGGAAAGGAAAAACAGTAATTGGGCTCCGACTCTTCCAGGCGTCGTCAATTGTATCTCATCAAATATCTCATAGTAAGCAGTGTGGTGGTAGTCAAGTCTCTACAAGAGCATGGAATGCATCGGAACACTAGTA is a window of Drosophila pseudoobscura strain MV-25-SWS-2005 chromosome 3, UCI_Dpse_MV25, whole genome shotgun sequence DNA encoding:
- the Xpc gene encoding DNA repair protein complementing XP-C cells homolog; this encodes MSDEEEDSVSEGFSASEDEWKPNKDARGGESSDDDDSEFDEMQAAGAAGAAGPSGRSSAGASKKRDQKPPSGIKGASVKKRKPSGQSLRSKLYNKYRPPPKTFQTSPSQQNSPSASGSKNARTPNESGSQDRQYADSSSESSVEDYLVNPADLDLRSSFFSAQPPSKDKSPAPQFDCNAGVKILSDSGSEDNNDSSVEDKATNAFDFRGLLENANSLERTRDALARRAVTAASPKNRAATMDVNALLALGENPNQNYAKAIESDKDEVKEERAGRRAAAEAPPPPLDGPPRLSKTKSTRIKRHTKTRPVSTVVAAAQDTDDSDFEEVADAELGSDEDGAATPNISGDLEIHIGLQSGHVTKEQKSQHELEMALKRRLNRDIKDRYQLQHKVSLLAQMTRSMLYNRLLGDSELMNGALKLLPSRNAYPTERGTELKYLQSFVTWFKTAIKLLSPHLYPERTAGTKQGIVKELLTQISRKEARCKQDMIFIFIVLARGMGMHCRLIVNLQPMPLRPAASDLIPIKLKSNEANRNRSQTVDSDDKSDSGGETTERKGAAKAKPAGVSSVMNTSKPKLGSPTEPKGPNPSSRRLKSVKKESGAAKPAKKEAEDIKPGCSPIAKSRIVKKEPERALKSDVVASPPKSGLKAHSKSEKCVFEEKPSTSKAARPQLSALKRASTVTGMAAADESKKSRLAPDNSFSPVAGRTRKAAERPIPAALQKNRVGSPQKVGSPVIPKLVFSKAKLQNAKHSDAENANPTEKHQPQHKQQLGTRETRSRSKSPKVHISPTFLTVKSGAARADSTPSQALTKSQEAEAGAGARTASGRQLRTRQPKIGKQAIPQLDGADDLPVAKKRLKLEKLQRSPDSDEVFEPARPVKKAPVLPKAVEKLRKDRRVLSTDDESGSKGKPRPDASDMWVEVWSEVEEQWICIDLVKLKLHCVDTIRKNASPGLAYVFAFQDDLSLKDVTARYCANWSSVVRKARVEKGWIDETIAPYLGRRTKRDICEDEQLRRIHSEKPLPKSIAEFKDHPLYVLERHLLKFQGLYPADAPTLGFIRGEAVYSRDCVHLLHSREIWLKSARVVKLGEQPYKIVKARPKWDKLTRSVIKDQPLEIFGYWQTQDYEPPTAENGIVPRNAYGNVELFKACMLPKKTVHLRLPGLMRVCKKLNIDCANAVIGFDFHQGACHPMLDGFVVCEEFREVVCAAWEEDQQEQARKEQEKYETRVFGNWKKLIKGLIIRERLKRKYNF